The genomic window ATGAGGCGAGTGCTTGTGAATCCATAAGCACACGCGACGACATCGGCGGCCGCCCGTTCGTGTTGCAGAATGCATGTCATTGCTatggcagcagcagctggagcCAAGAGAGACTGTGGGAAATAGTTAGTCGGTCGGCCGCTGccactttttttttcgtcgaTTTTGTCGTCGCTAGCTCCGATCAGTGTGTGAGCACGCGTTCGCGTAGAAAAGGGACGCCGTGGACGCATGTCTGGCCACGGCTGCGGTTTtcacgcagccgctcgcgcctcggtACCGCAACTTCACATTTCTGCGGCTCGGCGGACCCTTCCGCAATCTTTCCAAGAACGCGAGGCGCTTTTGCCAGTCCAAacggccgcgtcgcggccCTCGTGAGTGGTCGCGCGATTCGCCATCCCCCCTTGCGCTGTCGTccgcggtgtacgtacacctcagAGCTAACAGAAAGCGCCAGCAGAGCCGGTGTTCGTTGTCGTCGCCAGGAGGCACTTTTGTGGAATTAACGAATTAACGGAAAGGTACGGAGAGCAGGAGGTCTCCGCGaaaacgcgccgccgccctctgtcGCCAGCGCTCCCCTCCTTTCGCGTGAagcgcgcagctcgcttcGCCCAGCTAGGATGGCAGACTCCGGTCAAAAACTGCCCCGCTCGTCGTTTCTTTTCTCACAGGCGTCGACAGAAAAACAAAGTCGAACTGCACTTTTCGGGCTCCCTGTCTTGCATCGAAGGGAAGACTTCAAAAGAAGttcttttcctctttcttGAGCGAACGTGGCGTCGTTTGGTCTCTGGACGACACTTCGAAAGGCGGCGTTTTCTCCTTCGGTGAATGCGCCGACTTCACCACAAGGTTCAGCAAGTCTGTCGAGAGAAACGCTGCGATCGCTCACTCTCGCCCCTTTTTCAGTGCACAGCGGTCGCCGTTTTGTCACTCTGGCCGCACCCATCGCCTTCTTTTGCTGCCTTTTCtcccgtctccgctcgcATGTCTCCAGGGAACGGCTGCGAACTCTAGAGCtcccgaagaagacgcgtgTGCTCAACGGCCTACACTGCTTGGTGGTTTTCTCTAGTTCTTGTCTTCTTGTCGACGCAGGTTTGAGCTTTCGCAAAGCTCCGCGAGtctttctttttccttcTGGTTTTTGTCACCTCTTTGCGAAGAAACGAGGCGAACAAGTTCGCTGATGGGGAACAgaacgcgacgacgagcgcgcgGGGCCTCTGCTTTTCCAGGTCTTTGAGCAGTCTGTTTTTCGTCGTCTCGGGTTTTCGCCGGGTTGCTCCCCGCTCTTCCTTTTTGTTTCTGCATCCCGCGTGCGCGATCAAGAACTCGAACTGCCTGGAGGTAGAGCTTTGCTTTCGAGTgcgactccgcgcgctgcagcaggcatTCCCCCTTCTCGGAGGGGCTAGGCGAATAAAAAGCGGAAATACGTGAGGTTTCTCAACGCATGAGTCGCTGAATGCGCTGACGTCCACCTCGGTCGCTGAGAGAAAGTTCTGCAGGCCTCTGGAACTGGCGCGGAACCTCACCCAGGCGGAGCGCCCCGGCGGCTCCTTTGTTTTGTTCGTGTCGCTTTCCACCGAAAGAGGGGAGAGAAGCGCTCGGGTCTCCAGACCTCTcaaggcgtcgcggagaattcctgcgtctcgcgcgttcTGTGTGCTCTCCTCATtttcgctgccgccacgGCCTGATTCCTGCCCGCGTGCTCTCTTCGGTATTTTGTCGTGCGGTGGGTTTCTGGATTTTTTCTTTTCAAGTGAGAGAGTGTTGGAACTCGGAATCCGAAAAACTGGAGCGATTTGTTCTGATTACTTTCCCTTCTGCCTTTACTCCGCCTCGACATCCTAAAATTTCGGATTTTCtcgtgccccccccccccccgctccccTCCCCCGTGTTTATTTCAGCCTCCTGTTTGTCGCGTCTGCActctttcgtttttctccctcgtcaGCTCTTCTGTGTCTCACATTCAGAttgcctctctgcgttttccgAACTGGCGGAGCTGCTTTACGACAGCTGTCTTGTGTTTCTCGTCTGCTGTTTGTTGTTCgagtcttcctcgctcttctcgtTCATGAGATTGACGCTCGTCGCGACTTCTCTCTCGTAGCAGGTTCTCTGGACTTTTCGAGGCAGGCGGAACTGCCTCTCGCGGTGCGCACGTGTGTGACCGAGCTGAGGACGACCTGATCGCGCCTGCCTGACTGGCTCTCCTCTCGTTTCtactcgccgccctcgattTCATCTCATTTTTTTTCCATATTTGTCACAagctcctctcgctgcggaaTATGGGATTCAAGTTTCTCTGCTgtcagcgcccgcgcgctgtcgcgcccCACTCTCCGCCGGGcacctctgtctccgcgcccgtggAGCCGAGCAAGGGTGCTTCGGGCGCGTTgggctccttcgcctccaagATGGACTTCCCCGAACAGAAGCCTgggcgaagcgaagaggccgcccacgcagcgcgcgagggctCGCTGGAGAATGCCAGAACGAACGGCGTCGCTCCGATTTCcacagcagagagcgacgcgtcgcctccgagcgccgcgcctgcagcgcccgcgccggggggcggcgacaAGAAGGACGACAGCACCGGTTCGCCGAGTCCACGGCTGATTCCcccagagggcgaggcggacgtcgcgcggccggcggcagaCCTCGCAGAAGTGAAGGGCGAAGAGGGCCTAGGCATTCGCACTgccggcagcagaggcgcagaggggagcggcggcgacgcgcccgcgcccgccgtgcccgaggcggagggcccTGGGGCGGCAGTCCCCGAGAGGCAGGCTGAGGCGTCcagcgggggggagggcgcggcggcgccgcaggaggccgcggctgcggccgagGCTAGCGCGGCGGTGGGCGAGGGCAAGCCGagcgaggctgcaggcgagaagtCGGTGGAGCGGCCTCCGCACGCGCAGAGTTTGGAGCCCTTTTCGCCCGCAGCCGTCGGTGCGGGGGGCGAGGAGCGGAAGCGGTCGAGCGTGCGCGACTCGTTGGTTTCTTTCGAGGATCTGTTGGAGAGGAAGTGGAAGAAGCTGGAGGCGTACCTCGAGGAGGAGCAGCTGTTCAAGGCCTTCTCGTACGTGCTGTTTCTGGAGCACCAGATCGACCGCAGACTCGCGGTCCTGAACGCCACGCTGGGGCTGCCGCCTGCTTCCGCGtcctgcttcgcgccgctcttCCCGGGGCGCGAGCGTGCGGAGGAGCGTGCGCAATTCGACGGGGTTgacgggggggcggaggagtttgcggcggcttctcgcgctgcgccgccggcctccacgatgctgctgaagaagcaaGAAGACCTCCGGACTCAGCGCGagttccttctcgccttcgcgacgCGCGTCGTGACCAATCAGGCGGTGAAAAACCTCTGCTTTGAGATGCGGTGGGCGCTGCAGATGCTGTCGTACTTCCACCTGGATCACCTTCGTCAGGCTTgcgaagagccgcggctctcggtCTGCGAGAGTCTCTCCTCCTTGCCTCGCtcggcctcctgcgcctcgcagtcCTCCACGCTGTCTTACTTCAACAAACTCTCTGCGACCGACGCCGCGAAAGACCGAGCCGatcgcgccgcagaggcgctgggcggcgcgactcgcggcggggggctgggcggcgcggcgggcgaccgcgacgggggtcgcgacgacgacgcgatGACGGCTGGCAACTCGTCCACGGCCTTCCCCGAGCGAAAAATCAGCGCCACCAAGATAAAGCAGGGCCTGCGCAATATGAGCCGCAAAATGAGCTTCTCCAGACGAGGCAgctccgcccgccgctcgAGCGTGAGAAAAATGATGACCAAGAAGGTgcaggacgacgagggcTGGATTCGCGAAAAAGGTGAGAGACCTGGGGCGAGAAACCCCCAGCGCCAACTCTGAGCGGCGACACAACCCCAAAAGCTGTCGCGGAGAGGACAgggcgtgcgcatgcgcgacacgcatgcgcaaCAGCCGTCACACATATGCCTGTACACATTTATAGATGCAGAcgtatgtagatatatatccGTATATCTATAggtatatgtacatatatgtatatgtatgtgtataaataagtatatatatatatacttatatatgcataaaccccatatatatatatatatatatatatatatacttatatatatacttatatatatacttatatatgCATGTTGGCGTGTGAGGTTGTGTGGCGCATTCGGCGCGGTTATCTGCGAGTTTGTAGGCTGTGGCCTGCGGGGCTCGGGGGTTAGAGCCGTATCGCGGTGTAGagtgcgcgtgcgtgtgtgtgaggCTGgatgcgtttttttcgcgtttttttgCAGGCAAGTACTTGGATTTGGCGTATCGCGTGGAGAAGGACACGTCTGTGTCGATGAAGGTACGCGGGAAGCTGCCTTGCCGGTTGTTCGAGGTGCTTTCGATTCTGAACGAAACCGATCTGGCGGGGACCTGGGCGCCGTTCTTCAAGTCTGCCGAGCGCGAGTATCAGTATACGAAGGCGTCGCAGCTGGTGCGTCAGGTCTACGACTACCCGATCCtcggcgcgaaggagacgctgaTGTTTTGCGTGGGCATCAACGCgctcgaggaggccggcTGCGTGATCATCTTTtgccggtcgccgcccgAGGGCGCGACCGAGTTTCTGGGTCTGCCGATTccagagaagcggaagatTCTTCGCATCCAGTCTGCGGATCTCGTCTTTCTGCTTTATCCGATCTCCGAGGGTCGGCAAACGACGCTCGAGTTGTACGCCAACTTCCATCACGGCCTGCGCTTCGTGCCCATGAAGATCATCACCTTCGTAGTGAAGAAAGTCGTCCGCGGCATGTTTGTCGCCATCGCCCGCCAGTGCCAAAACTTCCAGACCGGGCCTTACAAGGCGCGCGTGAAAAACAACCCCGCGTTCTACAACTGGATGGAAACGAAAATCGAGGAATACGTCCAGCAGCAAACGCAAGGCCACGTGCGGAACGCCGAGTCCATCAGCCTTGCCAGCTTCAACTACGAGGACTTCCAGGAGTAATTTCTTTCTTTCACTCTCTGTCGCTGCGAGACTCAGACCACGCGCACATCACcagacatgcatgcacatggaCAATTCGTGCATTTTTATTTTTAGAGACGCaccggcgctgcggacgcgaGCCTGTCGCAGCCCAAaacggcgggcgcgtcggcgcgatCTCGCAAAGAGAAGCGGtgcggctctctgcggctgagTTGGACGCCGCCCTCGGAAGCCTGAGGAGTGAGGTCCTTGCACGAGACCACGCCTCCGGTCAGAAGTCGCGCCGAATACGAAAAAGAACGTCGAATGCGCAGCGCCGGGTTGCCCGAttggcgcggcgcccgcttaTGGCGCCCGAGGGAGAAGCAACGTTGACCTTGCTCTCCACGctcccttcttctcgtcttctgccgGCGGTGTAccgcaggcgcgctggcgccctcTCAGCCGTttcgtctctcttcctctctctgcactcGACAAGGCGCCAGCTACTGCACAGATGCGCATCTTTATATGCATGCACGGATGCGTACATCCATGAATACCTCTTTACAGGTATATAGTcaaatatatttatatttatatgttGCAAGTGTAAAGTATCTGTTGCTCCTGAACCTTGAGCGTAGCCTTggcgctctgcagctgcggagcgTGGGAGGCAAAAATATCAGAATCTCGACGCAGTTTTtaggcgtcgcgcgtcttcacTCCACTCCGCAGGCCTCTTACACGTGTGCGTGTCGTGTATGTTTCGGTATGCCTttcgcgagcgcgacggtGCTCGGAGCTATTGTCGAGAAACGCCTCAGGTGCTCGTGAGCTTCTCCGGTAAACTGCGCcttgcgtcttcgtcttcgtctcacAGTTGTAGTGTAACACGTGCGAATCCGTATTTTGTGGAACTAGCGAGTGAAGGAATGCATCGAAACACGCAGAAAAGAttcgagaggcgaggcgcgccaaCGAGGCGACTCTACCCCGCCCGGCGTCAGCTGAAAACGTGCGAAGGAGCCCCTCGCGGGCTTGCAAGAAGagttctctctttcttccagCGAACAAGGCTAGCCTGAAGCGAGCGTATTGAACGAATTATCTCCTTGCTCACACACAGCACGGGTTGCGGAGTTGTTTTTGAACACGATTCAGGAAGGAAAGCGAGTTCACCGCCAGATGGAATACGCGATATAGGTTGAGAGAAGGTTCGCAGACAGTCCGTTCGGTACACGCCTCGTCTCTTAACCATATGCTTTCAATCTAAATAGACtgaagcgcagagagagagaaagcggaggcgcagagggcggagaggcttCGGCGAGGCGAGTGACTCGCCTCGTGAATGCGCAATACCTTTTTCGAGAATACGAATACTCGGCATGACTCCACTGTAACCAGCCTTGCGCGGAAGCATGCATCatgttatatatatatatatatatatgtatgtataatTATAAATATTTGttatgtatatctatctaaATGCATTTTCCGGGCAGGAGAAGCGCAGACCCTACACATCGATGAAGAGGCTAGAAAGCTCGCAAACACTCCGTGCACGAACCTCCGTTTTTCTCACCCCTGTGGGGGTGACTTTATTAGCATCTTTTGACTGCGCATCTGAGACATTTCGAGATGGATTATACATGAGCTCCCTCGACGCAAGCATGCGGCGTCTCTGTATTACTATATCCGTATATAGAAATCTGACTGCATCTACAGCGATAgatctatatatctgtatctatacATTTGTATGTAGTCAGGGCCGCCGTCTATTCCTGTCTATATTTATAAATGTATGTTAAAATATGCGGACCTGACTGCGATTCGGGATAGACGTGTGatgcgcagaagagagcggagaatACTCGGAATGCGTTAGAAATCGAAGAATGTCGTCGTGCGGCACAGGAGTAGGCGCATAGCCCGcgttttttgtttttgcATTTACACAGTAGGCGTTCCCTTGCCAAGCCGCAGTGCAGTTTTTTTAAGAAGCCAAGACTTTCCCGGGGGCGGGCAACGCATTCCTCTCAAAAAAGGAgacttttttttttcgataAAAAATCGATTTTCCAAGCGATCTGTAGTGCCGACTCGCACACACCTCCCCTGACCCGAGGCAGAAATGCAGAAGCAAAAACCCGATTGAAGACGAGAAAACAGGCCAGCAGAGAAGGGGAAGCACGCCAGGAAAGAAAAAATGAGACCGACAGGCACAGGCGCCCAGAAAACGGCGGAAAAACTCAACTGGCGTTGCAGTAGAAAATCAGCCCGACATACGCACGAGACGCCCTCGCCAGATCAGAAAACTTGAGTCGCTGCTCGTGTAGCCTCTGAAGCTGCGAGACACAGAGAATGCACGGTATGCCGAGTCTGCGACGACTCTCTCcacgaagccgcagaagccATTCTAGGCcttccgcgggcgtctcgctcCCCCGGTGTGCGCCgttcctctgcagcgacgcctgACTCCTGCCGCAGTGAGATTAGCAGCGCGGACagacagaagaaagagagagagagtgaccggagacagggagaggcgcgcaggctgcgaggTAGCGGAGACCTGCGCGAGAAGCAACGCAGAGGCAAGCGCGACAGAcggcacgcgcgcgagtctgcaAAGGAGGACACGGAACGGATCGCCGCGGCACCGAAGAAGCGACAGTCGCGAGAGACAAGGCACTGAGGCGACCCAAACGAGAACAGAAAAGGCGGACaccaggaagaagaaggcgcaaaCGCGCGGGGGACCAGATGGCCTCAAAGCaacgccgcggctgcgccagtCGACCCGAGTGTGACAAGCatgagcgccgcgaagatTCGCGTGTGTCCTTCTTCTTGTTCTAGAGAGGAAAACCAGTGCTTGAATAAGGGCTCTTCGGGTTTGgcctgcgtcttcggcgcgcccgccgccgcgtccgccgacgccgctgcgcgaccttcttctccctctggCGTGCGCTTTTTGAGGAGCGCAAAATGGTTCGCGTAGTAAGTCCCGACGGAGAAGGGTTGCAGGCCTgtcgcgtcttcttttccgtCTTGTTCCTCTTTCGCAGGCCTCCCGccctgcgaggcgagggggTAGACGCCGTCGGTCGCGAGCAgcgtggaggcggctgcgaagaaCTCGGTCAGTTTGGTGTCTGCGAGATCTTTGTCGAAGAGGTCAGTTCGCGCGGACGCAGTGGACATGAGTTGTTTGCGCGAATAGCTGCCGAGGAGCTCGGCGAAGGTAGCCGCGGAGTTGGCGTCGCTCACGCGTTTTTCGAAGAACTGAAGCGTGTAGTAGGTCCAGCGATCGAtcacggcgacgccgaggacgccgtCTGCGTGGTGCGAGTAGCTGTTTTCCTTCAGCTTCGAGGAAGCCATGCCGAGCACGCCGGGCGTGGAGATCCCGTCGAGCAGGGTGCTGCCCTGGCAGGTCTCGGCGATGACAAGCATGCGTTTGAAgcgtttctgcgccttcATCTGCGCGATGGCATCGCCCAGGTCGACCGTCGTGATCTCCTCCCAGTCTTGGAACTTGAGAAACCCCTCGCCGCCGTGACCTGAGAGGTACAGCAGCACGTTGCTGCTGCCGTCAGTCAGCAGGCGCttcccgcgcggcgtcgctggatCGTGGCGCCCAGCCAGCAGCCGCATCAGCGCAGAGACCTGcacttcgtcgccgcggtaGTCGACCTCCACACTCTGCAGGctcgcgcgctctgcgtcgtctgcaaAGTCCACTGCCGTCTCCCCGCCGTACAGGTTCAAGTTGCGCGTGTGATCATTGAAGATGCGCCCGGGGAAGAAATTTCGGGCAGAGCATGCGTGATCATCGGAGAGCATCAAAATGATCTGACTGTCGGGGATGCCCAGCCGCTTCACCGTGTGGTAAATCGAAAGCGCGTTCGCCGTGTGCCGGTAGTTATACCAGTACCGCGAGGTGTTCACAATCACCGCCCAGTTGTTGCGGATCTCCGGCGAGAAAAAGCCGGAGGGGGGAAtcgaggacgccgagctCTCTGCCCGCACCCACCACGCGCCGAGACAAAAGAGAGCAAAGAGCCACACAAAACACGCCGATGCGTTCTTTCGACGCTGAAGCGAGGCAGAACGCGCAAacaccgcggcgcgcgtgctcGCAGGAAAGCGATCTGTCGCCATGACGGGGAGGCGTCACGGCGGGTaggacgagggcggagagtaggcaggcgccgcggagataAATAAAtaggccgcgacgcaggcacaaaagagcgcgagagaacaGACGTGAAGGCAGGACAGATACCGAGAAAGCCTCTTTGTTTTCGAGTCGGGAACAACTGCTGGAAGAAgtcggcgtggcggcggcagcggctcgaGCGACGAATGGTGGTATACAGAGCGGCGAGACTCCGCCGAAGCCACAGAAACCGTTGCCACGCCGCGGGAGGCTTCAAAACACAACGAGAGACAGATTCCGGCGTGCGTGTTGGCCTCTGAGAAACGGACACATTGCAGGTTTACCTTGATTTCCCTGCCCTCCACAAGaaaaggcgcagagggagagcagCAGTGAGACAAGACGAGGGAGGGGGCCTGCACGGttgcagacgcctgcgaagGAAGACGGGAGTCAGAGGAAAAAAGGAGCCTGACAGGGTCCCTACAGAGAAAGAAGCatagagaagaaaagagaagagaacgagagacgaaggaagcgaaACTTCGCTCCAACCTCCGAGTGGAGGCCGACCCTCAGTGTGCGTACAGAGTCTCGCAGCATGCGCGGAAAGAATTACAAAGATCCAGCGATCGCGTAGTCTCTTGGCTTACCGCTGTTTCTGGATGTTTTCTTTCTGGCCTTTTCAATGCCTCACACACGCGTTTCTCCTCGGGCCTAGttcctgcagagagagagagaaacccGTAAAAAGCAATTGGAGGGCGGGTGGAGGCTGGtcgcctcgagctccgctgcggctctccgcgcctgcgctcgcttTCCGCCGGCAATCCAGCCGCGACCTTCGTAAGGGGGAAACTGTTCATGCGATTGGGCTGAAAGGCTCGCTAACAGGTTTAAGACGCGAGGGAAGTTGCACGCGAGGGGAAGAAAGGCTGTTCACTCTGAGCGACGCACCTCTCAGGCAGCGACCGTCGCTCATTCTTGTCTTCCCTGTTGTACCGTCGCTAGCCGGACGGCTCCACGTCCTGAGGTTTTATACAAATGTCTATCGAATGCCCTTCAGGTTTGTGCCACTGTCGCTAAGTCGTCTAACTGAATGAGCAGAAACAGCCCGTGCGCACGCGGAGTGTGTCACCGCCGCACCGCCCAACAGAATCGAGGTGTCGCACTTACTTCTCAGGGAGAGTCCACCTAGAGAAGGGAAAACTAGtcgtgcatgcgccgcaggcTGACCGAAGATACTCCGCAGTGACTCTTTCTGACTGCCTCGCCACAATCATCATTATATGTTTAGAGAGGATTCGGggatgtatgtatatatatatatatatgtctgtaagtctgtatatatatatatatatatatatatatatgctcaGGTTCAGTGCGACGAGACGTTCACCGCTTGTTGTGAGACAGGGTATGCAGATGAGGCTACAGAAGTGAATTCCAGAGTTATTTGCCCAagggcgctgcagccctcTCTCGAGCGAAATATAGAAGTATACGTGCGTGTATGCCTACACGACTAATGGATATCACCTTCGTTTTGGTGAGCGACTTGTCTCACTCCGAAGGAGACTGCGAAAAGTCTGTGTGCCATCAGCTCGGCGAGTTGCATGCGATCTTGTGTGCGGAAGTGAACAGCCTCGCGCGGGTAGCTGAATGCCACTTTCGGCAAATCAAATTCTCGATTTTACGAATGGAGAAAAAAGTGGGTTCCGCGTGGCGGCTGTGTCAGAGCTACAGGTAGCACCTGAGCCAGAGCGCGCGAGTGCGAGTAAAACGAACATCGACACGTATCCATATGATTGATTCACGCTTGCTTTGACTGCATCAGTTGGTATGTAATAGTGAACTCTGGGTGTTTTGCCTATCTGACCACCTCACGAGACAGCCGGCAGTGTCTCTTGATCGACCGTTTTTTGAGTTACTCTtcgtcgcgtctgcctgaGGAAAAGCTGCTTATACGGAGTTGCATCCAAAAACGCCTCGACGCGTGTCGCATCCCTCCCACTGCTGCTCTATCCTCTTGGCTTGCTTCGTGTTCGCTAGCGGGAGCCGCTGCCACTCTCCCGCGCAGCGCGGGGGTCATCTTTGAATCAGTCCGCTGCCATACGCACGCAGTACgtcagcgcatgcgcatggTCAACCGCGTTGCAGGCAAATGCCCAAGAAGTCCTCCGCTTTTCCTGATTAGTTTGTGAGCCTCTTCGCGAGaatcgccttcttccgcgcgcgctcctgcgccttccgctgctgGGTCAGCTGCCCGATCTCGTACTCTGCAGACAGAGTTTCCCAAAAGTTCCTTTGTATTCTTCACTGCATATGATGACGAATACTGGTGCTGGAGCTAACTGAAGCCGAATAAAGCCTCGAAAGTGAAGTGAAATTTGACTCGGTAGGCATGCACAACGCTACAGCACGGAGACGCCCTTTTCGAAATACTGCAAAAATCCAGCCGTCACGCGAGAGATATTTCTGATAGAAACAAATGCATGAACATGCGCAAGTAGCCAGAAGATATACAGAGGCACAcacgaggcgacagagatagggagtcgcgctgccgcactcGCGGCTTTTCAACTAAGCCAGTCACCGCGTATGCACATCGACAAACAGCGGCTGGAGGACAAGAAAGGCACATGGGCGGCGCTGAATAGGCGCCGAAAACGGGAGCGGATTCGATATCAACCCCTCTCAAAACTTCTTCACTTTCAGGCAGCCGTTGCGCGCCTCTGGTGCCGCCGAACGAATACATTTATCCACTCAAACTCGATACAAAGACAGCTACGCATGCGCGTCCTTATTCGAGCGCGTGAAGCGACGCCACGAGGAAAGTCCTCGTCCGAAGGCCAGCGGAGATGAACGCAGAATGGAAATGCGGattttctctgcggcggaggagtaccggcgccgccgcagttcAACCCCCAGGAAACGCAAAGTTTTTCGCGAACGGAGAGCGACTCACCTGCATGCATCTGCCCGCACGCGGCGTCGATCGTCGTGCCAAACGTGTGCCTGAAAGGCAACGACAAAGAGGACAGAAAACACGAGAGATGCTTCAAGAGCTGTTCGCCGTCTCGTCTCTAGCGATTTACGGTGTCCAGCCCTCCTGTGGCCTCACACACACCCGCGAGTCCTCAGGCAGCGCCGTCTgtgcctgcgccgcacgcaggcgcacagTGCCAACTCTGCGCTTGCAGGGCACGCCACCGCAAGacggaaagagagagactaTCGCTGTTTGTGTGGACGGCGGCTTTAAACTTCTCCCGCGATTtgaggcaggcgctgcaggccgcgaccACTCACCGACGTGAAACCGACAAATTCAGCTTGCGGAGGATGTCCTGAAAGCAGGAAAAAAGGACaacagaagaaagaagaaataCGTGACCGACTGGGCAGGAGGCACGACGAGCCCTGCTCGGGAGGACTCCAAGCAGGAGAGACGAACCCGAGGACGAACAAATCAGGACTAAGAGCAGTTCTATCTTCAGTAAGATCCAACCGTGCAGTCATCGCTTTCGTCATTCACAGCACCTGCATCTACTctccccgcctcgcctctaTCCACGCAGCTCCATCACATGTATGTCTACAGTGGGTAGAGCGCTCAGCCTGCGATATGCGATAAGTCAAAGCGCTCCATGCACACGACGCTAAATAGGCGGGAGGCCAaccgcgcgtgcgctggtTCAGAAGTTTCAGTTTTTGCGTAGCACTCGCCCACCGTGAACGAATTCACTTCGACGGACGACGGAGACTCCATTCCTGGATCGACGCCTTGCGCTGAGCGGCGGCAccggaagaagcgaaaaTTGAAAAAAAATGGGAAAAAATAGAAATGA from Besnoitia besnoiti strain Bb-Ger1 chromosome XIII, whole genome shotgun sequence includes these protein-coding regions:
- a CDS encoding peptidase c13 family protein (encoded by transcript BESB_030450), which codes for MATDRFPASTRAAVFARSASLQRRKNASACFVWLFALFCLGAWWVRAESSASSIPPSGFFSPEIRNNWAVIVNTSRYWYNYRHTANALSIYHTVKRLGIPDSQIILMLSDDHACSARNFFPGRIFNDHTRNLNLYGGETAVDFADDAERASLQSVEVDYRGDEVQVSALMRLLAGRHDPATPRGKRLLTDGSSNVLLYLSGHGGEGFLKFQDWEEITTVDLGDAIAQMKAQKRFKRMLVIAETCQGSTLLDGISTPGVLGMASSKLKENSYSHHADGVLGVAVIDRWTYYTLQFFEKRVSDANSAATFAELLGSYSRKQLMSTASARTDLFDKDLADTKLTEFFAAASTLLATDGVYPLASQGGRPAKEEQDGKEDATGLQPFSVGTYYANHFALLKKRTPEGEEGRAAASADAAAGAPKTQAKPEEPLFKHWFSSLEQEEGHTRIFAALMLVTLGSTGAAAALL
- a CDS encoding hypothetical protein (encoded by transcript BESB_030440), coding for MGFKFLCCQRPRAVAPHSPPGTSVSAPVEPSKGASGALGSFASKMDFPEQKPGRSEEAAHAAREGSLENARTNGVAPISTAESDASPPSAAPAAPAPGGGDKKDDSTGSPSPRLIPPEGEADVARPAADLAEVKGEEGLGIRTAGSRGAEGSGGDAPAPAVPEAEGPGAAVPERQAEASSGGEGAAAPQEAAAAAEASAAVGEGKPSEAAGEKSVERPPHAQSLEPFSPAAVGAGGEERKRSSVRDSLVSFEDLLERKWKKLEAYLEEEQLFKAFSYVLFLEHQIDRRLAVLNATLGLPPASASCFAPLFPGRERAEERAQFDGVDGGAEEFAAASRAAPPASTMLLKKQEDLRTQREFLLAFATRVVTNQAVKNLCFEMRWALQMLSYFHLDHLRQACEEPRLSVCESLSSLPRSASCASQSSTLSYFNKLSATDAAKDRADRAAEALGGATRGGGLGGAAGDRDGGRDDDAMTAGNSSTAFPERKISATKIKQGLRNMSRKMSFSRRGSSARRSSVRKMMTKKVQDDEGWIREKGKYLDLAYRVEKDTSVSMKVRGKLPCRLFEVLSILNETDLAGTWAPFFKSAEREYQYTKASQLVRQVYDYPILGAKETLMFCVGINALEEAGCVIIFCRSPPEGATEFLGLPIPEKRKILRIQSADLVFLLYPISEGRQTTLELYANFHHGLRFVPMKIITFVVKKVVRGMFVAIARQCQNFQTGPYKARVKNNPAFYNWMETKIEEYVQQQTQGHVRNAESISLASFNYEDFQE